One stretch of Janibacter limosus DNA includes these proteins:
- a CDS encoding vWA domain-containing protein has product MQERPRLEGELLERWAAGRLLAVQEAPYLASALLALRPVLVEVPGSQADPDGPLAGYPVDAGWRVHIDPVRLAVTAPRELAYWLLHQVTHLIRDHPARGVRAAGAQGGPPTRATAARSEPARRWAVAADLEVNDDLPDALRPERDLRAGRLGLREGLLAEDYWDRLEGVSLTGVRDCGGGATGQPMGGAGAQAAIGTQESRLLREETARRVSRWARAHDDVPGGWTRWARESLEPVVDWRRELRVQVRKGVGSAAGRVDHTYRRRSRRDGVVPGVILPGSHRPEAVVAVVIDTSQSMSQAHLDRAVAEIDGVIRAAGVARRGVSVLCCDSAAFAAGRVMLAKEVRLLGGGGTDMREGLGAAARLRPRPDVVVVLTDGWTDWPERAPRGCRVVVALVDGEVRPPHWAQVVDIDLSDLAEG; this is encoded by the coding sequence GTGCAGGAGCGGCCGCGCCTCGAGGGTGAGCTCCTCGAGCGGTGGGCCGCCGGCCGGCTGCTCGCGGTGCAGGAGGCTCCCTACCTCGCGAGCGCGCTGCTCGCCCTTCGTCCCGTGCTCGTCGAGGTGCCGGGCTCGCAGGCCGACCCGGACGGACCCCTGGCCGGCTATCCCGTCGACGCCGGATGGCGTGTCCACATCGACCCGGTGCGCCTTGCCGTCACTGCACCCCGTGAGCTCGCCTACTGGCTGCTCCACCAGGTGACCCATCTCATCCGTGACCACCCGGCCAGGGGGGTCAGGGCGGCGGGTGCGCAGGGGGGCCCGCCCACAAGGGCGACGGCCGCACGCAGCGAGCCGGCACGGCGGTGGGCTGTCGCCGCGGACCTCGAGGTCAACGACGACCTGCCAGACGCCCTTCGCCCTGAGCGTGACCTGCGGGCCGGGCGGCTCGGCCTGCGCGAGGGGTTGCTCGCCGAGGACTACTGGGACCGGCTCGAAGGGGTGTCGCTGACCGGGGTGCGGGACTGCGGCGGTGGTGCGACCGGCCAGCCGATGGGGGGCGCAGGTGCGCAGGCAGCCATCGGGACCCAGGAGTCGCGGCTGCTGCGAGAGGAGACGGCCCGCAGGGTGTCCCGGTGGGCCAGGGCGCACGACGACGTGCCCGGAGGCTGGACCCGATGGGCCCGGGAAAGCCTGGAGCCCGTCGTGGACTGGCGCAGGGAGTTGCGGGTTCAGGTGCGCAAGGGCGTCGGGTCAGCGGCCGGCCGGGTCGACCACACCTATCGACGACGCTCACGCAGGGACGGCGTCGTGCCTGGCGTGATCCTGCCCGGCAGTCACCGGCCCGAGGCTGTCGTGGCCGTCGTCATCGACACCTCGCAGAGCATGTCGCAGGCCCACCTCGACCGGGCGGTGGCTGAGATCGACGGGGTGATCCGCGCGGCAGGGGTCGCCCGCCGCGGGGTGAGCGTGCTCTGCTGCGACTCGGCGGCCTTCGCTGCCGGCCGGGTGATGCTCGCGAAGGAGGTCCGGCTGCTTGGCGGTGGCGGGACCGACATGCGCGAGGGACTGGGCGCAGCCGCACGGTTGCGGCCGCGACCGGATGTGGTCGTGGTGCTCACGGACGGGTGGACGGACTGGCCCGAAAGAGCGCCCAGAGGCTGCCGGGTCGTCGTCGCACTGGTCGATGGCGAGGTGCGACCGCCACACTGGGCACAGGTGGTCGACATCGACCTCTCTGACCTCGCGGAAGGGTGA
- a CDS encoding VOC family protein, producing MDIIALAYIGLESTNLDEWSRYAPEVLGMQVRPHDGDALLLRMDERHHRIAIRPGEAERLSYVGWELRDRPAFEDALRILDAEGLSYTVGDEELCAERGVHAVAYLDGPDRIRHELFYGQAFASHSFVPGRAHSGFVAGEGGFGHVVLTVPEWSDELNHFVEDVLGFRWFGSGGDVGKRRFYRPKRNFRTHAIGYSIVPGVAGLQHVGIEVENLDDVGVAYDLVQERGYPLMATLGRHTQDPVISFYSFTPSGFPLEYIQGGIEDSEAHPFVEGKPERLSVWGHKFNPDAPKPATMYALESQDAPT from the coding sequence ATGGACATCATCGCTCTCGCATACATCGGCCTGGAGTCGACCAACCTCGACGAGTGGTCCCGCTACGCCCCCGAGGTGCTGGGGATGCAAGTGAGGCCCCACGATGGCGACGCGCTCCTCCTGCGGATGGACGAGCGGCACCACCGCATCGCCATCCGGCCGGGTGAGGCCGAGCGTCTCAGCTATGTCGGCTGGGAGCTGCGCGACCGTCCGGCCTTCGAGGACGCCCTGCGCATCCTCGATGCCGAGGGCCTGTCGTACACGGTCGGGGACGAGGAGCTGTGCGCCGAGCGGGGTGTGCACGCCGTGGCGTACCTCGACGGACCGGACCGGATCCGGCACGAGCTCTTCTACGGGCAGGCCTTCGCCTCGCACTCCTTCGTCCCGGGACGGGCCCACTCGGGCTTCGTCGCGGGCGAAGGGGGCTTTGGCCACGTGGTCCTCACCGTTCCCGAGTGGAGCGACGAGCTGAACCACTTCGTCGAGGACGTCCTCGGCTTCCGCTGGTTCGGGTCGGGTGGTGACGTCGGCAAGCGCCGGTTCTACCGGCCCAAGCGCAACTTCCGCACCCACGCGATCGGGTACTCGATCGTGCCCGGCGTCGCCGGCCTGCAGCACGTCGGCATCGAGGTCGAGAACCTCGACGACGTCGGAGTCGCCTACGACCTCGTGCAAGAGCGCGGGTACCCGCTCATGGCGACCCTCGGTCGGCACACCCAGGACCCCGTGATCTCCTTCTACTCCTTCACCCCCTCCGGGTTCCCGCTGGAGTACATCCAGGGCGGCATCGAGGACAGCGAGGCGCACCCCTTCGTCGAGGGCAAGCCCGAGCGCCTCTCGGTGTGGGGCCACAAGTTCAACCCCGACGCGCCCAAGCCCGCGACCATGTACGCCCTCGAGTCGCAGGATGCTCCTACCTGA
- a CDS encoding sigma 54-interacting transcriptional regulator, producing the protein MTAAALDALVLAVRADVPVLVWGSPGTGKTSAVVDLARAAGWAHEVVVGAIREPTDFSGLPVIVGGHVQFAPPRWARRLVDAGEGLLFLDELTTAPPAVQAAMLRVVLEREVGDLALPPGVRIVAAANPPEEAADGWDLSAPMANRFVHLDWPVSAESVAAGLTEGFPTPATLLSRARPDQAHLLRARAVVAAFLRVRPALVLRMPESAEEVGRSWPSPRTWEMTARLLAECDSAAASDEVRSLLVRGTVGEGPGSEFLSWLRHLDLPDPAQVLADPDSFEIPTRGDRAYAALAAVASYAVAADDADLWARAWQVVARAAEVAPDTAVLVARLLAGRRPKGARLPAQVDALSGLLARADLKAE; encoded by the coding sequence ATGACAGCTGCAGCGCTCGATGCCCTGGTCCTCGCCGTACGGGCGGATGTGCCGGTGCTCGTCTGGGGCAGCCCGGGTACGGGCAAGACGTCGGCCGTGGTCGACCTCGCCAGGGCTGCGGGCTGGGCCCACGAGGTCGTGGTCGGGGCGATCCGTGAACCCACGGACTTCTCCGGGCTGCCCGTCATCGTCGGCGGGCACGTGCAGTTCGCCCCACCACGCTGGGCCCGCCGGCTCGTCGATGCTGGTGAGGGGCTCCTCTTCCTCGACGAGCTGACCACCGCACCCCCCGCAGTCCAGGCGGCGATGCTCCGCGTCGTCCTCGAGCGCGAGGTCGGCGACCTGGCGCTTCCGCCGGGCGTGCGGATCGTCGCTGCTGCCAACCCTCCCGAAGAGGCAGCGGACGGGTGGGACCTGTCCGCCCCGATGGCCAACCGCTTCGTCCACCTCGACTGGCCGGTCAGCGCCGAGTCGGTCGCAGCAGGCCTGACCGAAGGCTTCCCCACGCCCGCGACCTTGCTGTCGCGCGCCCGACCCGACCAGGCGCACCTGCTGCGCGCCCGCGCCGTGGTCGCGGCCTTCCTCCGGGTGCGCCCTGCCCTCGTGCTCCGGATGCCCGAGAGCGCCGAGGAGGTGGGCCGCTCCTGGCCGAGCCCGCGGACCTGGGAGATGACGGCGCGCCTGCTCGCCGAGTGCGACTCCGCGGCCGCCTCCGACGAGGTCCGATCCCTCCTCGTGCGTGGGACGGTCGGCGAGGGCCCCGGCTCCGAGTTCTTGTCCTGGCTGCGCCACCTCGATCTGCCCGACCCGGCGCAGGTGCTCGCCGACCCCGACTCCTTCGAGATCCCCACGCGGGGCGACCGCGCCTACGCGGCCCTGGCCGCGGTCGCGAGCTACGCCGTGGCTGCCGACGACGCCGACCTGTGGGCCCGGGCTTGGCAGGTCGTCGCGAGGGCGGCAGAGGTCGCTCCCGACACCGCCGTGCTCGTCGCCCGGCTCCTCGCGGGCAGACGTCCGAAGGGGGCTAGGCTCCCTGCCCAGGTGGACGCGCTCAGCGGGCTGCTGGCCCGCGCCGACCTAAAGGCGGAGTGA
- a CDS encoding amidohydrolase family protein, giving the protein MLIDLHAHQLTKDLFNQHDHWGPFWDNGLRIGDWKLGTKRQTAATLDEMLERWQPESRLAAIDAAGIDKMILSMPLHMVGYHYETDFAVRYAETANNSMAEFCSHNPDRFYFWAHAALQDPVAAAKELERSVTELGAQGLMMGGRNFGGREVNDPAFRPLWEKVSELDCMIFVHGYNQSVTWGKNACDDPFDTTSIVGMNSDETLFYWNLTNGGVLDDFPDLKVLITHGGGFVPFQLGRFNLTNKTMAPDSKNKKDLIEYNSNFFYDLDIHSPHMRRAIIEEVGVEQVLYGDNFSGADVHEGDLTDGLGLSEADREKIRYRTALPMLKLPESGMNPDDLRKPIELSTTVDPVVAAG; this is encoded by the coding sequence ATGCTCATCGATCTGCACGCGCACCAGCTCACCAAGGACCTGTTCAACCAGCACGACCATTGGGGCCCGTTCTGGGACAACGGCTTGCGGATCGGTGACTGGAAGCTTGGCACCAAGCGTCAGACTGCCGCGACGCTCGACGAGATGCTCGAGCGCTGGCAGCCGGAGTCCCGCCTGGCCGCGATCGACGCCGCCGGCATCGACAAGATGATCCTCTCGATGCCCCTGCACATGGTCGGGTACCACTACGAGACCGACTTCGCCGTCCGCTACGCCGAGACCGCCAACAACTCGATGGCCGAGTTCTGCTCGCACAACCCTGACCGCTTCTACTTCTGGGCGCACGCGGCGCTCCAGGACCCGGTGGCGGCAGCGAAGGAGCTCGAGCGCTCGGTGACCGAGCTCGGTGCCCAGGGCCTGATGATGGGCGGTCGCAACTTCGGTGGCCGCGAGGTCAACGACCCGGCGTTCCGCCCGCTGTGGGAGAAGGTGTCCGAGCTCGACTGCATGATCTTCGTGCACGGCTACAACCAGTCGGTGACGTGGGGCAAGAACGCCTGCGATGACCCCTTCGACACCACCTCGATCGTCGGCATGAACAGCGACGAGACGCTCTTCTACTGGAACCTGACCAACGGCGGGGTGCTCGACGACTTCCCCGACCTCAAGGTCCTCATCACCCACGGTGGTGGCTTCGTGCCGTTCCAGCTGGGCCGATTCAACCTCACCAACAAGACGATGGCCCCGGACAGCAAGAACAAGAAGGACCTCATCGAGTACAACTCGAACTTCTTCTACGACCTGGACATCCACAGCCCGCACATGCGCCGCGCGATCATCGAGGAGGTCGGCGTCGAGCAGGTTCTCTACGGCGACAACTTCTCCGGAGCCGACGTGCACGAGGGTGACCTCACGGACGGCCTCGGTCTCTCCGAGGCAGACCGCGAGAAGATCCGGTACCGCACGGCGCTGCCCATGCTCAAGCTACCTGAGTCAGGTATGAACCCGGACGACCTCAGGAAGCCGATCGAGCTCAGCACGACGGTCGACCCCGTCGTCGCCGCCGGCTGA